In one Fusarium keratoplasticum isolate Fu6.1 chromosome 5, whole genome shotgun sequence genomic region, the following are encoded:
- a CDS encoding WW domain-containing protein: MRLPVFTNGQCLPVTTSCSLLAPCTSGLSPYKHKSLRLSSVYFPSHLHSLSSSSSSASSLLHIPQPSLSASPSTSPRSLSTMSFFKKLTKELENFGIGDKDKDEKKDESQSQAPPPPPAEGNRAYGYHGEGGQGGPPPAQYYAAPPQPAYQPPSDKPPLPEGWTAQFDQQHQRWYYVEVATGRTQWEAPGQHAPPPGPPPSDGSRDFGGHGGGYGGAPGYGGAPGYGGAPGYGSPPPPGGYGSPSPGYGGYGSPPPPAGYGSPPPPGGYGGAPGYGSPAPYGAPGYGAPGGYPPQDGGHNPYGNEGERGGEKKKSGSSGMLLGAAGGLAVGAVGGALIANALDDSDSDHENAPAPAPAPVTHTEYHEYHEYREAPPADYNDPYAQDGPPAVLPPTDADGDSVSSSDREDVQEAREEYEEALAAANDSDASSSDQEELEEAREAYEEAYEEVYED, from the exons ATGCGCCTGCCTGTATTCACCAACGGCCAGTGCCTGCCAGTGACAACCAGCTGTTCACTCCTCGCGCCTTGCACCTCAGGCCTTTCGCCATATAAACATAAATCCCTCCGCCTCTCCTCTGTTTATTTTCCCTCTCATCTCCATTCTctgtcctcttcctcttcttccgcaTCTTCCCTCCTGCACATCCCTCAACCAAGCCTTTCGGCATCACCTTCCACCTCTCCGAGGTCACTCTCAACCATGTCtttcttcaagaagcttaccaaggagctcgagaacTTCGGAATCGGTGAtaaggacaaggacgagaagaaggacgaaTCTCAGTcccaggctcctcctccccctcccgcCGAGG GCAATCGCGCCTACGGCTACCACGGTGAAGGCGGCCAGGGAGGTCCTCCTCCCGCTCAGTACTACGCTGCTCCTCCCCAGCCTGCGTACCAGCCTCCTTCCGACAAGCCTCCTCTGCCTGAGGGCTGGACTGCCCAGTTCgaccagcagcaccagcgcTGGTACTATGTCGAAGTAGCTACCGGTCGCACCCAGTGGGAGGCTCCCGGCCAGcacgctcctcctcccggtCCCCCTCCCTCTGATGGATCTCGCGACTttggtggccatggtggtggtTACGGAGGTGCTCCTGGCTATGGCGGCGCTCCTGGCTATGGTGGCGCTCCTGGCTAcggctctcctcctcctcccggcGGTTACGGATCGCCCTCTCCTGGCTACGGAGGCTAcggatctcctcctccccctgcCGGTTATGgctctccccctcctcccggCGGCTACGGAGGTGCCCCCGGATACGGCTCTCCTGCCCCGTACGGCGCCCCAGGCTACGGTGCTCCCGGCGGCTACCCTCCCCAGGACGGCGGCCACAACCCTTACGGAAACGAAGGCGAGCGCggcggcgagaagaagaagagcggCAGCTCCGGCATGCTCCTCGGTGCCGCCGGTGGTCTCGCTGTCGGTGCTGTAGGCGGTGCCCTCATTGCCAATGCCCTtgacgacagcgacagcgaccATGAGAATGCTCCCGCTCCTGCTCCGGCCCCTGTCACACACACCGAGTACCATGAGTACCATGAGTACCGTGAGGCACCTCCCGCCGACTACAACGACCCCTACGCCCAGGACGGCCCCCCTGCCGTCCTTCCCCCCACTGATGCCGATGGAGACTCTGTCTCATCGAGTGATCGCGAGGATGTTCAGGAAGCTCGTGAGGAGTACGAGGAGGCTCTTGCGGCTGCTAACGACTCAGACGCCAGCAGTAGTGACcaagaggagcttgaggaggccCGTGAGGCGTACGAGGAGGCTTACGAGGAGGTGTATGAGGATTAA
- a CDS encoding FAD-binding PCMH-type domain-containing protein: MAAPPPQLNIPQAQGLVAAGLESRILSPTDAEFKARQESYWSNSAKINPACIVQPRSPEEVATAVKALVAAGQKFAVRSGGHTNWAGSNNIQDGVTIDLVHLNKTTYDAGTETASIGPGCRWRDVYAELNKYGRAVAGGREGNVGVAGLLLGGGNAFFTARQGFSCDNVVSYQVVLANGDIVTANKDNNADLFLVLKGGSSNFGIVTEFTMKAIPCDKVWGGMTFFPKQVIPGAIDALSVFADNVPNDINSNLVTIFTHMPDFKDVVVATLYANIAGVEKPPAYEKWLALPEILNTVKMTTISEMAFEYNIPANYYDTWFTSCFKNDIRIITKASELHDQLVQELKEFIPDGNFITQCLFQPLPALFGQRCVEAGGNVMGVERQKDNGILFLAVVMANTPEQEAFARPKVQAWIQQVREFAATIEGGNLEWTYLNYADKSQDPLGSYGAENVKKMKDAAAKYDPNEVFQKLCPGGFKISDVKDP; this comes from the exons ATGGCCGCTCCCCCACCTCAACTAAACATCCCCCAGGCTCAGGGCCTCGTCGCAGCGGGCCTTGAGTCGCGCATCTTGTCCCCAACGGACGCTGAGTTCAAGGCGCGACAAGAGTCATACTGGTCCAACAGCGCAAAGATCAACCCCGCCTGCATTGTCCAACCCCGTTCCCCTGAAGAAGTTGCAACTGCTGTCAAGGCTCTTGTCGCTGCGGGCCAGAAGTTCGCTGTCCGAAGTGGCGGCCATACTAACTGGGCGGGATCCAACAATATCCAAGATGGTGTGACTATTGACCTTGTTCACTTGAACAAGACAACCTATGATGCAGGAACTGAGACTGCTAGCATCGGGCCTGGTTGTAGATGGCGCGACGTTTATGCTGAGCTCAACAAGTATGGACGTGCTGTCGCTGGCGGCCGTGAAGGCAACGTCGGAGTAGCTGGTCTCTTGCTCGGTGGTGGCAACGCCTTCTTCACAGCCCGTCAAGGCTTCTCCTGCGACAACGTCGTCTCGTACCAAGTCGTTCTCGCCAACGGTGACATCGTTACCGCTAACAAAGACAACAACGCGGATCTgttcctcgtcctcaaggGTGGCTCAAGCAACTttggcatcgtcaccgaGTTCACAATGAAGGCGATCCCATGCGACAAGGTATGGGGAGGAATGACCTTCTTCCCGAAGCAGGTGATTCCAGGCGCCATCGATGCTCTGTCAGTATTTGCGGACAACGTGCCCAACGATATCAACAGCAACTTGGTCACCATCTTTACACATATGCCTGACTTTAaggatgttgttgtcgcTACTCTTTATGCGAATATAGCTGGTGTCGAGAAGCCTCCCGCGTATGAAAAGTGGCTGGCTCTCCCAGAGATCTTGAACACGgtcaagatgacgacgatttCAGAGATGGCGTTTGAGTATAATATTCCTGCCAACTACTA CGACACATGGTTCACGAGTTGTTTCAAGAACGACATCCGAATCATCACAAAGGCTTCGGAACTGCATGACCAACTCGTTCAAGAACTGAAGGAATTCATCCCAGATGGAAACTTTATTACTCAATGCCTATTCCAACCCCTGCCCGCTCTTTTCGGACAGCGCTGCGTCGAAGCTGGCGGAAACGTCATGGGCGTCGAACGACAGAAGGACAATGGCATCTTgttcctcgccgtcgtcatggCCAACACCCCGGAGCAGGAAGCTTTTGCTCGACCAAAGGTGCAGGCGTGGATCCAGCAGGTTCGCGAGTTTGCGGCCACTATCGAAGGAGGCAACCTTGAGTGGACGTATCTGAACTACGCCGACAAGAGCCAGGATCCGTTGGGTAGTTATGGTGCTGAGAAtgtcaagaagatgaaggatgcAGCGGCGAAGTACGACCCGAACGAGGTTTTCCAGAAGCTTTGCCCTGGAGGGTTCAAGATCTCGGACGTTAAAGACCCATGA
- a CDS encoding Metacaspase-1A — MSYYPGQGYHGGGGGGGYGYAPPSGPPPPQHPPQGYGGQPGYQRYPPPRYPPPPGLDAYGYPLSRGHGYAAHARSGPPPPSAPQQFGHGAPEGYTFQYSNCTGRRKALLIGINYFGQEGELRGCINDVHNVSSFLVERYGYKREDMVILTDDQSNPTMQPTRSNIIRAMGWLVSNAQPNDALFLHYSGHGGQVEDEDGDEDDGYDECIYPVDHQQAGHIVDDEIHHYVVKPLGQGVRLTAIFDSCHSATVMDLPYVYSTKGVLKEPNLAKEAASGLFDAFTAYSRGDLAGAAGSVFSLAKSAFTGDDAYEKTKQTRTSPADVIMWSGSKDDQTSADATINSQATGAMSWAFISAIKANPQQSYVELLNSVRDILETKYTQKPQLSSSHPIDTDLLFVM, encoded by the exons ATGTCCTACTACCCGGGTCAAGGCTATCACggaggtggcggcggcggcggctaCGGCTATGCTCCTCCTTCgggtcctcctcctccccaacACCCTCCTCAGGGCTACGGTGGCCAGCCCGGATACCAGCGCTACCCTCCTCCACGATACCCTCCACCTCCCGGCCTCGACGCGTACGGATACCCGCTCTCGCGGGGTCACGGCTACGCCGCCCATGCCCGCTCCGgtccacctcctccttcgGCGCCTCAGCAGTTCGGCCATGGAGCTCCCGAAGGCTATACTTTCCAGTACTCAAACTGTACGGGCCGGCGCAAGGCTCTGCTCATCGGTATCAACTACTTTGGCCAGGAGGGCGAGCTTCGCGGCTGCATCAACGATGTTCACAACGTCTCGAGCTTCCTCGTTGAGCGCTATGGGTATAAGCGCGAGGATATGGTCATCTTGACCGACGATCAATCCAACCCTACGATGCAGCCTACAAGAAGCAACATCATTCGCGCCATGGGTTGGCTTGTGTCTAATGCCCAGCCCAACGAcgctctcttcctccactaCTCTG GCCACGGCGGACAGgtcgaagacgaggacggtgacgaggatgacggaTACGACGAGTGCATCTACCCAGTTGACCACCAACAGGCCGGCCACATTGTCGATGACGAGATTCACCACTACGTCGTGAAGCCTCTGGGACAAGGCGTCCGTCTCACTGCCATCTTCGACTCGTGCCACTCGGCCACCGTCATGGATCTTCCTTACGTTTACTCTACCAAGGGTGTTTTGAAGGAGCCCAACCTGGCTAAGGAAGCTGCCTCGGGTCTGTTTGACGCCTTCACCGCGTACTCTAGAGGAGACTTGGCTGGTGCTGCGGGCTCGGTTTtcagcttggccaagtctGCCTTTACAGGCGACGACGCATATGAGAAGACCAAGCAGACGCGAACTTCGCCCGCCGATGTCATCATGTGGTCGGGAAGCAAGGATGACCAGACATC GGCTGATGCTACCATTAACTCACAGGCCACTGGCGCCATGTCGTGGGCTTTCATCTCGGCGATCAAGGCGAACCCCCAGCAGAGCTAcgtcgagctcctcaacagcgTTCGCGACATCCTCGAGACCAAGTATACCCAGAAGCCTCAGCTGTCGAGCAGCCACCCCATTG ATACCGACCTGTTGTTTGTGATGTAA
- a CDS encoding GH16 domain-containing protein: protein MYALALLFALHSVGVSCDNLRPPFEERAVTDIPADSFDSLETYWNYLYPWGPTHNGGARMDQEHVSVNDGVLTLTAEPVTGQEDPIHYLSGAIHAKSTFTVTAGGGYDVKAEFIAPVDRGTWPAFWLNAASGWPPEIDVAEWKGSGKISFNTFNTSDEVTALDIDYPEPTQWHSVRAELRDENGVDVRVKFFLDDQEVTTQYGREYIGKGLRLIINYQTEGSSGSPGPTTPTTFQIRNVEVISYN from the exons ATGTatgcccttgccctcctttTTGCCCTGCACTCGGTGGGCGTTTCTTGCGATAACCTGCGGCCACCGTTCGAAGAACGCGCTGTGACCGACATCCCCGCGGACTCATTCGACTCTCTTGAGACGTACTGGAACTATTTGTATCCTTGGGGACCTACGCATAATGGAGGCGCCCGTATGGATCAAGAGCACGTCTCTGTCAACGACGGCGTCCTCACCCTCACAGCCGAGCCCGTaacaggccaagaagacccCATTCACTACCTCTCCGGGGCCATCCACGCCAAATCCACCTTTACCGTCACCGCAGGTGGTGGATACGACGTGAAAGCTGAGTTCATTGCTCCCGTGGACCGGGGAACGTGGCCAGCTTTTTGGCTCAACGCCGCGAGTGGGTGGCCGCCAGAGATTGACGTTGCCGAGTGGAAGGGCTCTGGCAAGATCTCGTTCAACACTTTCAATACCTCGGACGAGGTCACCGCTCTGGACATCGACTATCCCGAGCCGACGCAGTGGCATTCTGTCAGGGCTGAACTGCGCGATGAAAATGGCGTGGATGTCAGGGTCAAgttcttcctcgacgaccagGAGGTGACGACACAGTACGGAAGAGAATACATCGGAAAAGGCCTCAGACT CATCATCAACTATCAAACTGAGGGATCGTCAGGATCACCTGGACCTACCACAC CAACGACTTTTCAAATTCGAAATGTCGAGGTCATTAGCTATAACTGA
- a CDS encoding putative pectate lyase C yields the protein MKLSLSLLTLAAASAVQAAVPAFPGAEGFGKDAVGGRNGGEVYKVTNLNDSGKGSLRDAVSKPNRIVVFDVGGIIKITGRMVVSKNVYIAGQTAPGGGIVVYGNGWSFSNANDAIVRYITIRMGRGGTSGKDAITIADGKNMIFDHVSASWGRDETFSINGAVSKVTIQDTIIAQGLVSHSCGGLMQTDGGVSLFRNLYIDNKTRNPKVKGVNDFQNNVIYNWGGGGGYIAGGSDGDSYVNIMNNYFISGPHTSVTAFTRGNANFHAYVKNNFYDSNRNGKLDGSALCESTTCYSSMDIVKTPYNYPAPATARTAEQALNVVLSSVGNSRTRDQVDKALIEEVKTYGKKGSQISNEDDFGGVGTIASGKAPTDSDGDGIPDEWEKKNGLNPNDKSDGMKIASNGYTNLENYVNSLV from the exons ATgaagctctccctctctttgTTGACCCTCGCGGCTGCTTCCGCAGTCCAGGCTGCTGTACCTGCGTTCCCCGGAGCCGAGGGCTTTGGTAAGGATGCTGTCGGTGGCCGCAATGGTGGTGAGGTCTACAAGGTGACGAATCTCAA TGATTCGGGCAAGGGTTCTCTTCGTGACGCCGTGTCAAAGCCTAACCGTATTGTCGTGTTTGACGTtggcggcatcatcaagatTACTGGCCGCATGGTCGTCTCCAAGAACGTTTACATTGCTGGCCAGACTGCTCCTGGCGGT GGAATCGTGGTGTACGGCAATGGCTGGTCCTTTTCCAACGCCAACGATGCCATCGTGCGATACATCACCATCCGCATGGGCAGGGGAGGAACCTCGGGTAAggacgccatcaccatcgccgatGGCAAGAACATGATCTTTGATCACGTCAGTGCCTCGTGGGGCCGTGACGAGACCTTTTCCATCAATGGGGCTGTCTCCAAGGTCACCATCCAGGACACCATCATCGCTCAAGGCCTCGTGTCGCACTCTTGCGGTGGTTTGATGCAGACCGACGGGGGAGTCAGTCTGTTCCGCAACCTGTACATTGACAACAAGACCCGTAaccccaaggtcaagggagTCAACGACTTCCAGAACAAT GTCATCTACAACTGGGGAGGTGGCGGTGGCTACATTGCCGGAGGAAGTGACGGCGACAGCTACGTCAACATCATGAACAACTACTTCATCTCTGGTCCTCACACCAGTGTCACTGCTTTCACGCGAGGCAACGCCAACTTCCACGCTT ACGTCAAGAACAACTTCTATGACTCCAACCGCAACGGAAAGCTCGATGGCTCTGCCCTCTGCGAGAGCACCACCTGCTACTCCAGCATGGATATTGTCAAGACGCCCTACAACTACCCCGCCCCCGCCACCGCCCGCACGGCGGAACAGGCCCTCAACGTGGTCCTTAGCAGCGTGGGCAACTCGCGAACCCGCGACCAGGTCGACAAAGCCCTcatcgaggaggtcaagacgTACGGAAAGAAGGGATCCCAGATCTCTAACGAGGATGACTTTGGCGGCGTGGGCACGATTGCGAGCGGCAAGGCGCCTACTGACTCGGATGGTGATGGTATTCCTGATgagtgggagaagaagaacggTCTCAACCCCAATGATAAGTCTGATGGTATGAAGATTGCCTCTAACGGGTACACCAACCTGGAGAACTATGTCAACTCTCTTGTTTAG